A stretch of Bacillota bacterium DNA encodes these proteins:
- the fliF gene encoding flagellar M-ring protein FliF, producing the protein MAKTGAEKKTRNGIAGSLGTGRMIAIAVVAAVVLAGLITLIVYTSGSDYSLLFGNLSPEDGAAIVEYLRESGVRYKLGAGGTSVSVPADKVYELRMELASKGYPQGAGSGFELFDKMSFGATEFTQKVNYVRSLQGELARTIMSLTPVAQARVHIVIPEERLFSEQQEPTTASIVVKLRPGSRILDPQVRGIVHLASTAIRGLTPDNITVIDTEGNLLWRGQGQSPAAAGAALAGLTTSQLDAKMAFEQEMQRRIETMLERVLGIGRAVVRVYADFNFDTKETETQTFQPLPTGYGIPISEQTSEEQRIGTPAAEGGAAGTASNVAPTYPMFAATTAQAATYTRTDRTTN; encoded by the coding sequence ATGGCGAAGACAGGCGCCGAGAAGAAGACGAGGAACGGGATCGCAGGAAGCCTCGGGACCGGGAGAATGATCGCCATCGCCGTGGTGGCGGCTGTCGTGCTCGCCGGCCTCATCACTCTCATCGTGTACACCTCAGGGTCGGACTACTCACTCTTGTTCGGTAACCTGTCCCCCGAGGACGGCGCCGCCATCGTAGAGTACCTCAGGGAATCCGGAGTCCGGTACAAGCTCGGGGCAGGCGGGACTTCTGTCTCCGTCCCGGCGGACAAGGTATACGAACTCAGGATGGAACTGGCCAGCAAGGGCTACCCGCAGGGAGCGGGCTCGGGATTCGAATTGTTCGACAAGATGAGCTTCGGTGCGACCGAGTTCACCCAAAAGGTGAATTACGTTCGAAGCCTCCAGGGTGAGCTGGCCAGGACTATCATGTCCCTCACGCCTGTCGCACAGGCCAGAGTGCACATCGTCATCCCTGAGGAGCGCCTCTTCTCGGAACAGCAGGAGCCTACCACCGCATCCATAGTAGTCAAGCTCAGGCCAGGGTCCCGGATTCTAGATCCACAGGTGCGTGGGATCGTTCATCTCGCGTCCACGGCCATCCGGGGGCTCACTCCCGACAACATCACGGTAATCGACACGGAAGGCAACCTCCTGTGGCGGGGGCAAGGACAGAGCCCTGCGGCCGCTGGGGCAGCCCTGGCCGGGCTCACGACATCCCAACTCGACGCGAAGATGGCTTTCGAGCAGGAGATGCAGCGGCGCATAGAGACAATGCTCGAGCGCGTGCTGGGAATCGGGCGGGCAGTTGTCAGGGTGTACGCAGACTTCAACTTCGACACTAAGGAGACAGAGACTCAAACCTTCCAGCCCCTGCCCACCGGGTACGGCATACCCATCAGCGAGCAGACATCGGAGGAACAGAGGATAGGGACCCCAGCGGCAGAAGGTGGCGCGGCCGGGACAGCATCCAATGTCGCCCCGACATACCCTATGTTCGCTGCCACGACTGCCCAGGCTGCCACCTACACCAGGACTGACCGGACTACCAACTA
- the fliE gene encoding flagellar hook-basal body complex protein FliE, whose translation MTGVGTVTGVSLIRQAAEGNRRSDQADLVKTFGEMLDRAVDAVSNMQARADRMTERLATGEAGDIHQVMIAVEQVNIALQLTMQIRNKVIESYQEIMRMQM comes from the coding sequence GTGACTGGCGTGGGTACAGTGACCGGGGTGAGCCTCATCAGGCAGGCCGCCGAGGGGAACCGCCGGAGTGATCAGGCGGATCTCGTCAAGACATTCGGCGAAATGCTCGATCGGGCGGTTGACGCGGTCAGCAACATGCAGGCCCGCGCGGACCGGATGACAGAGAGACTCGCGACGGGTGAGGCCGGTGACATCCACCAGGTCATGATCGCTGTAGAGCAGGTGAATATAGCACTTCAGCTCACGATGCAGATCAGGAACAAGGTCATCGAGTCCTACCAGGAAATCATGAGGATGCAGATGTAG
- the flgC gene encoding flagellar basal body rod protein FlgC has protein sequence MSFGGGFRISASGMTAERLRMDVISNNLANINTTRTEEGGPFRRQVVLLSAKADGGVQAFGIVEDPRPHTMVYDPGHPDANPEGYVAMPNVNVVSEMVDMMTASRAYEANVTAFNAAKSMAAKALEIGKS, from the coding sequence ATGAGCTTCGGCGGAGGGTTTCGCATCAGCGCGTCTGGGATGACTGCCGAGAGGCTGCGGATGGACGTGATCTCCAACAACTTGGCGAACATCAACACTACGCGAACGGAGGAAGGTGGGCCGTTCAGAAGGCAGGTCGTCCTCCTCTCAGCGAAGGCGGACGGCGGAGTGCAGGCATTCGGGATTGTGGAAGATCCCAGGCCTCACACGATGGTCTACGACCCAGGTCACCCGGATGCGAATCCTGAGGGTTACGTGGCCATGCCCAACGTGAACGTGGTCTCTGAGATGGTCGATATGATGACTGCGAGCAGGGCCTATGAGGCCAACGTGACTGCCTTCAATGCGGCGAAGTCGATGGCGGCCAAGGCCCTGGAGATCGGCAAATCCTGA
- the flgB gene encoding flagellar basal body rod protein FlgB, with amino-acid sequence MKIFETRVTRLMEKALDIASARHDLLANNIANVNTPGYKARDVDFHAELRAHLETDRVPRVAGRTTHPRHIPISGRGGSPSSPMEMRSETSMRLDGNSVDIDAEMAKVAENAAAYNTFAQLIADRFRTLRYIISEGRR; translated from the coding sequence ATGAAGATCTTCGAGACGCGCGTCACCCGTCTCATGGAGAAGGCCCTCGACATCGCATCCGCCCGTCATGACCTTCTGGCCAACAACATCGCCAATGTCAACACCCCAGGGTACAAAGCCCGTGATGTGGATTTCCATGCCGAACTCAGGGCCCACCTCGAGACGGACCGGGTCCCGCGAGTGGCAGGCAGGACTACCCACCCGCGTCATATTCCCATTTCTGGCAGGGGTGGGTCGCCTTCGTCCCCGATGGAGATGCGCTCGGAGACGTCCATGAGACTTGATGGCAACAGTGTGGACATCGATGCCGAGATGGCCAAAGTCGCGGAGAACGCGGCAGCCTACAATACATTCGCCCAGCTCATCGCGGATCGTTTCAGGACGCTCAGATACATAATCAGCGAGGGGAGGCGGTAG
- a CDS encoding ATP-binding protein: protein MRDSLVPPWTFPAGVLTITAARFAVGHITGGVVGWWVIPVDLAILSLVALVMMRCTAYAARREREAKAALARLEGLEMVSKGLIETESVLRDDLIRGHRGLNERVVRLSGLLEASKELVATRNLHEVLTRITNLACGVVGARGAVLRIQDRDRERVVTSGNPRAVNDPEFELSAQVVVGGQPIGALTVHFSKIGSDATDNAHLLSIIASYASVAIENAQLYRNLSSTNTQLELSKRYAERLIEEAPVGIAVLGPDHRVVTFNREMCQVMRMSKEDAIGRSVQEILGAEPYDLVRAVQVHAQGSTGTGATEIRSCDVVDASGGTHILRLVVSTTQSMQGYGLATVIMAEDVTEKVRLGEQLRQAEKLKVVGEFAAGMAHEINNPIGIISACAEVIGKKLARHGPEFAECVKTAKIIEDEATRCSLIVRSVLTFARQAELNLGRIDLAGLLRETAEFLRARANSSNVSLELDLPVETPDIVGDKNQLKQVFLNISLNAIEAMKEGGTLSISARCVGDEQGGSVEILFSDTGPGIPPEHADRVFNPFFTTKSGGTGLGLPLSLGIVENHGGRIVVEPSSGTGATFRVVLPLTAAGWRPPIAAKVETVSPGCAKTAQPVRAS, encoded by the coding sequence ATGAGAGACTCTCTCGTCCCACCTTGGACGTTTCCTGCCGGGGTGCTGACGATAACCGCTGCAAGGTTCGCCGTCGGCCATATCACCGGCGGCGTGGTCGGGTGGTGGGTCATACCTGTGGACTTGGCCATCCTCAGCCTGGTTGCTCTGGTGATGATGCGGTGCACGGCTTATGCTGCAAGGAGGGAACGAGAGGCCAAGGCGGCTCTGGCCAGGCTTGAAGGCCTTGAGATGGTGAGTAAAGGCCTCATAGAAACCGAGTCCGTTCTGAGGGACGACCTCATAAGAGGTCACCGTGGGCTCAACGAGCGGGTCGTGAGGCTCTCGGGGTTGCTCGAGGCCAGCAAGGAGCTGGTGGCCACAAGGAACCTACACGAAGTCCTCACGCGCATCACAAACCTCGCCTGTGGGGTGGTAGGGGCGCGCGGCGCGGTCCTCAGGATTCAGGACAGGGACAGAGAGCGAGTGGTGACATCAGGAAACCCTCGTGCTGTAAACGACCCAGAGTTCGAGCTGTCCGCCCAGGTCGTTGTGGGAGGCCAACCCATAGGGGCGTTGACAGTCCACTTCTCCAAGATCGGGTCTGATGCGACCGACAATGCTCACCTGCTTTCCATCATCGCTTCCTACGCCAGTGTGGCCATTGAAAACGCTCAACTCTACAGGAACTTGAGTTCAACCAACACTCAGCTTGAGCTGTCGAAACGCTACGCCGAGCGGCTGATTGAAGAAGCTCCGGTTGGCATCGCCGTACTGGGTCCGGACCACCGGGTCGTGACCTTCAACCGGGAGATGTGCCAGGTTATGAGGATGTCCAAAGAAGATGCGATCGGGAGATCTGTCCAGGAGATCCTGGGGGCAGAACCCTATGACCTGGTTCGCGCGGTACAGGTACATGCTCAGGGGAGTACGGGGACAGGCGCCACCGAGATCAGAAGCTGTGACGTGGTCGACGCATCCGGGGGCACGCACATCCTGAGGCTCGTTGTGTCAACGACTCAATCGATGCAAGGGTACGGGCTTGCGACAGTCATCATGGCTGAAGATGTCACCGAGAAAGTACGGCTGGGGGAGCAACTGCGCCAGGCTGAGAAACTCAAGGTGGTAGGGGAGTTTGCGGCCGGAATGGCGCACGAGATCAACAACCCGATAGGAATAATATCGGCCTGTGCCGAGGTAATAGGGAAGAAACTCGCTCGCCATGGACCTGAGTTCGCTGAATGCGTGAAGACGGCCAAGATCATAGAGGACGAGGCTACCCGTTGTTCCCTGATTGTGAGGAGTGTGCTGACCTTCGCCCGCCAAGCCGAACTGAACCTGGGAAGGATCGACCTCGCGGGGCTGCTCCGGGAGACCGCTGAGTTTCTCCGGGCACGCGCGAACTCCTCGAATGTCTCCTTGGAACTGGACCTACCTGTGGAGACTCCTGACATCGTGGGCGACAAAAACCAGCTTAAGCAGGTGTTTCTGAACATATCCCTCAACGCCATCGAAGCTATGAAAGAAGGTGGCACACTCTCGATATCTGCCCGGTGCGTCGGCGATGAACAGGGAGGGTCAGTCGAGATTCTTTTCTCCGACACTGGCCCCGGCATCCCACCCGAACACGCTGACCGGGTGTTCAACCCCTTCTTCACTACCAAGTCCGGAGGAACGGGGCTGGGGCTTCCACTGAGCCTGGGCATAGTGGAGAACCACGGCGGCCGGATAGTCGTCGAGCCGTCTTCAGGTACCGGCGCCACGTTCCGTGTCGTTCTGCCTTTGACCGCCGCCGGATGGCGTCCGCCTATCGCGGCCAAGGTGGAAACTGTTTCACCAGGGTGTGCAAAAACTGCTCAGCCGGTCCGCGCAAGCTGA